A stretch of the Mycobacterium sp. ITM-2016-00317 genome encodes the following:
- a CDS encoding MFS transporter — MPSPQDQPPGVLRKAIAASAIGNATEWFDYGIYAYGVTYISMAIFPGDAANATLLALMTFAVSFLVRPLGGFVWGPLGDRLGRKQVLAITIVLMAGATFCVGLLPTYDMIGMWAPFLLVLLRMIQGFSTGGEYGGAATFMAEYAPNRRRGFLGSFLEFGTLGGFSFGALLMLGCSLLLSDDQMQAWGWRLPFLVAAPLGLIGLYLRSRLEDTPVFRELEHAGETEDATATQFRDLLGRYWRPILRLGGLVVALNVVNYALLTYMPTYLETRIGLSPDHSLIVPVIGMLSMMVLVPFAGLLSDRVGRKPMWWFSLIGLFVAGVPMFLLMGTSMWGAVIGFAVLGLLYVPQLATISAMFPAMFPTQVRYAGFAIAYNVSTSLFGGTAPAINDWLTGSTGDLLIPAYYMMGACVIGALALLKVPETARCPIGGTVTPGTAEAPDPVPLENARSDG, encoded by the coding sequence ATGCCCTCCCCTCAAGATCAGCCGCCGGGAGTCCTGCGCAAGGCAATCGCCGCGTCGGCGATCGGCAACGCCACCGAATGGTTCGACTACGGGATCTATGCCTACGGCGTCACCTACATCTCGATGGCGATCTTCCCCGGCGACGCCGCGAACGCGACGCTGCTGGCGCTGATGACGTTCGCGGTGTCGTTCCTGGTGCGACCGCTCGGCGGGTTCGTCTGGGGACCGCTGGGCGACCGGCTCGGACGCAAACAGGTGCTGGCGATCACCATCGTGCTGATGGCCGGCGCGACGTTCTGTGTGGGCCTGCTGCCGACCTACGACATGATCGGGATGTGGGCGCCGTTCCTGCTGGTGCTGCTCCGGATGATCCAGGGTTTCTCCACCGGCGGCGAGTACGGCGGCGCGGCGACGTTCATGGCCGAGTACGCGCCGAACCGGCGCCGCGGGTTTCTCGGCAGCTTCCTGGAGTTCGGCACCCTCGGCGGGTTCTCGTTCGGCGCGCTGCTGATGCTGGGCTGCTCGCTGCTTCTCAGTGACGACCAGATGCAGGCGTGGGGGTGGCGGCTGCCGTTCCTGGTCGCGGCGCCGCTGGGTCTGATCGGTCTCTATCTGCGCTCGCGGCTCGAGGACACCCCGGTCTTCCGCGAACTGGAGCACGCCGGCGAGACCGAAGACGCGACCGCGACCCAGTTCCGTGACCTGCTCGGCCGCTACTGGCGGCCCATCCTGCGGCTCGGCGGCCTGGTGGTGGCGCTCAACGTCGTGAACTACGCGCTGCTGACCTACATGCCGACCTACCTGGAGACCCGGATCGGGTTGTCGCCGGACCACTCGCTGATCGTCCCGGTCATCGGCATGCTGTCGATGATGGTGCTCGTCCCGTTCGCAGGGCTGTTGAGCGACCGGGTCGGGCGCAAGCCGATGTGGTGGTTCTCGCTGATCGGGCTGTTCGTCGCGGGCGTGCCGATGTTCCTGCTAATGGGCACGAGCATGTGGGGCGCGGTGATCGGGTTCGCGGTTCTGGGCCTGCTGTACGTGCCGCAGCTGGCGACGATCTCGGCGATGTTCCCGGCCATGTTCCCCACCCAGGTGCGCTACGCCGGCTTCGCGATCGCCTACAACGTGTCGACGTCGCTGTTCGGCGGCACCGCCCCCGCGATCAACGACTGGCTCACCGGCAGCACGGGTGACCTGCTGATCCCCGCCTACTACATGATGGGCGCGTGCGTGATCGGCGCGTTGGCGCTGCTGAAGGTGCCCGAGACCGCGCGCTGCCCGATCGGCGGCACGGTCACGCCCGGCACCGCGGAGGCACCCGACCCGGTGCCGCTGGAGAACGCGCGAAGCGACGGTTGA
- a CDS encoding transglutaminase family protein yields MSTVLSAADPARYRASDEIIDADDPGVRELGSRLRESTPDDIDFARTAYQWVRDEIAHSGDSGSWRTTLTAGETLREGTGLCYAKSHLLAAVLRGQGIPAGLCYQRLRTESGRFVLHGLVAVFLDGAWHRQDPRGNRPGVDAQFSVAGERLAWQVRAGSGEYDYPQVFVTAAPEVVAALTGASRGQRPALPTALARSSTPTL; encoded by the coding sequence GTGTCGACAGTGCTGAGCGCCGCCGACCCGGCGCGGTACCGAGCGTCCGACGAGATCATCGACGCCGATGATCCCGGCGTGCGAGAGCTCGGTTCGCGCCTGCGCGAATCCACTCCCGACGACATCGACTTCGCGCGCACCGCCTACCAGTGGGTCCGCGACGAGATTGCCCACTCCGGCGATTCCGGATCCTGGCGAACCACGCTCACCGCCGGGGAGACTCTGCGCGAGGGCACGGGGCTGTGCTACGCGAAGTCCCACCTGCTGGCTGCGGTGCTGCGAGGTCAGGGCATACCGGCAGGACTGTGTTATCAGCGGCTCCGCACCGAATCCGGGCGGTTCGTGCTGCACGGGCTGGTGGCGGTGTTCCTGGACGGTGCGTGGCATCGGCAGGATCCGCGGGGGAACCGCCCGGGTGTCGACGCGCAGTTCTCCGTCGCCGGGGAACGGTTGGCATGGCAGGTGCGGGCGGGCAGCGGTGAATACGACTACCCACAGGTGTTCGTGACGGCCGCCCCCGAAGTCGTTGCCGCACTGACGGGAGCCTCCCGTGGACAGCGCCCTGCGCTTCCGACGGCCCTGGCGCGCTCGTCAACGCCTACCCTCTGA
- a CDS encoding DMT family transporter: MTAELSSAPSPIVDASPGRPWAAASASVLAYGLIPVVAAFGLAGGASPGVLVALRGVFAVAAIAVFCAITGRFRRIPVGAFAGLVLLCGPLYGLQVLAFFSAVQQGGAQLATVVTHVYPILVIVLVSLRDRSPVPWPSSVLAVVVLSGLAMITMTGGSTAPVGAVGLAFLSATGYALYLVASERWVHQVGTVLSTVLVTAGATVAVGGIALLRGECFTVTTDAWQVALLQGLVLLPVGLCGALYAIRALGSVPMSLLGMLEPVVGVALAAVLLHERLTLMQGIGAAVILCACAALPWATQPRPRSEGRR, encoded by the coding sequence GTGACGGCTGAGCTTTCCTCGGCACCCTCTCCCATCGTCGACGCTTCACCGGGACGGCCCTGGGCTGCCGCGTCGGCGTCGGTGCTGGCCTACGGCCTGATCCCGGTGGTGGCCGCGTTCGGCCTCGCCGGTGGTGCGAGTCCCGGTGTCCTGGTGGCACTTCGCGGTGTCTTCGCGGTGGCGGCGATCGCCGTGTTCTGCGCTATCACCGGACGGTTCCGCCGGATTCCCGTCGGCGCCTTCGCCGGTCTCGTCCTTCTGTGCGGACCGCTCTACGGGTTGCAGGTGCTGGCATTCTTCTCGGCCGTCCAGCAGGGCGGGGCCCAACTGGCCACCGTCGTCACCCACGTGTATCCGATTCTGGTCATCGTGCTGGTGTCGCTGCGCGACCGCTCCCCGGTGCCGTGGCCATCGAGCGTGCTGGCGGTGGTGGTCCTGAGTGGTCTGGCGATGATCACCATGACCGGCGGAAGCACCGCGCCGGTCGGCGCGGTGGGGTTGGCGTTCCTGAGCGCCACCGGATACGCCCTGTACCTGGTGGCCAGTGAGCGATGGGTCCATCAGGTCGGCACCGTGTTGTCGACCGTACTGGTCACCGCCGGTGCGACGGTGGCAGTCGGCGGTATCGCGCTGCTCAGGGGCGAGTGCTTCACGGTGACGACCGACGCATGGCAGGTGGCGCTCCTGCAGGGGCTGGTGCTGCTTCCTGTCGGCCTGTGCGGAGCCCTCTACGCCATTCGGGCGCTGGGCTCGGTGCCGATGAGCCTGCTCGGCATGCTCGAACCTGTCGTCGGAGTCGCGCTCGCCGCGGTACTTCTGCACGAGCGGTTGACCTTGATGCAGGGGATAGGCGCCGCTGTCATCCTCTGCGCCTGCGCGGCCTTACCCTGGGCCACGCAGCCGCGACCGCGGTCAGAGGGTAGGCGTTGA
- a CDS encoding helix-turn-helix domain-containing protein produces the protein MQSGAYPGGEPARIPTTPLAKARLVELRERFVSDPHNTDLSQLRPVIERSWRRSLACRISPGTTVFDAVAEPHLDEQLLRSADPVLTELERMCLDTGGSIALADASGTMALTRGEPSVVRWLERVFPLVGARMSEDVTGTNSDGTALEEGHAVQVWTAEHFTEALQDSCCTSVPIKDPLRGSVRGVLSMSLPEHIALQSDPRSIMLIVQGAAAEITRQLAERLAAREQALLTAYLSEVRKRGTDAVVAMDERTIIVSRRATQLLDGGDYSVLAGYARESERRGSAAEHELAVGPERVLRLEVRPLDDSGKPIGAVLRLHNVSAPARGTRRIRANTRRDAFDALVGDSLSLRRAVEAASTVCAKGMPAYVIGEEGTGKRLLAETMATQMADRTLFVDCGVTQSQHQIADLAQALVGGAAAVLHHVDRLDAQRRAVLADVLDAAEAPRVVLTARSLTDETLPVIAALCGIEIAMPPLRARREDITALVDHFLGAVTPGPRKASARLLEALASADFPGNVRQLRDIVETAARHSPFGEVSMDHLTTVHRRMLARSPLSRLEEAELQQIREALAEAGGNRVRAAAILQIGRSTLYRRMNDFTRRGFEVGCHDEE, from the coding sequence GTGCAGTCTGGTGCGTATCCGGGCGGAGAACCCGCCCGGATTCCGACCACGCCGTTGGCGAAGGCCCGTCTGGTCGAGCTGCGGGAGCGGTTCGTGTCAGATCCACACAACACCGACCTGTCCCAGCTGCGGCCGGTGATCGAGCGGTCCTGGCGACGCAGTCTGGCCTGCCGGATCAGCCCTGGCACAACGGTGTTCGATGCGGTCGCGGAACCGCATCTCGATGAACAGCTGCTGCGCAGCGCCGACCCGGTGCTGACGGAGCTGGAGCGGATGTGCCTGGACACCGGCGGCTCGATCGCGTTGGCGGACGCCTCGGGCACGATGGCGTTGACGCGCGGTGAACCGTCGGTGGTGCGATGGCTCGAACGTGTCTTCCCTCTGGTGGGCGCGCGGATGTCCGAGGACGTCACCGGCACCAACTCCGACGGCACAGCCCTGGAGGAGGGCCACGCCGTTCAGGTGTGGACGGCTGAGCACTTCACCGAGGCGCTTCAGGATTCGTGTTGCACCTCGGTGCCGATCAAAGATCCGTTGCGCGGTTCGGTACGCGGTGTGCTCAGCATGTCACTTCCCGAACACATCGCGCTGCAGTCGGATCCGCGCTCGATCATGCTCATCGTTCAGGGCGCCGCCGCCGAGATCACCCGACAGCTCGCGGAACGCCTCGCGGCGCGAGAACAGGCGCTGTTGACCGCGTACCTGTCGGAGGTGCGTAAACGTGGCACCGACGCCGTCGTCGCGATGGACGAGCGCACCATCATCGTCAGTCGCAGAGCGACGCAGTTGCTCGACGGGGGCGACTACAGCGTGCTGGCCGGGTATGCCCGCGAATCGGAGCGGCGCGGCTCTGCGGCCGAGCATGAGCTCGCCGTGGGTCCTGAGCGTGTGCTGCGTCTGGAGGTGCGACCTCTCGATGACAGCGGTAAGCCGATCGGCGCGGTGCTTCGACTCCACAACGTGAGTGCCCCGGCCCGAGGCACACGGCGTATCCGCGCGAACACACGTCGCGATGCCTTCGACGCACTCGTCGGCGATTCACTGTCCCTGCGCCGCGCGGTCGAGGCGGCGAGCACGGTGTGCGCCAAGGGAATGCCGGCCTACGTGATCGGTGAAGAAGGCACCGGGAAGCGGCTCCTGGCCGAGACCATGGCCACCCAGATGGCCGACCGGACCCTGTTCGTCGACTGTGGTGTCACACAGTCCCAGCACCAGATCGCCGATCTGGCACAAGCTTTGGTGGGAGGCGCCGCGGCCGTCCTGCACCACGTGGACCGCCTCGACGCGCAACGCCGCGCCGTGTTGGCGGACGTGTTGGACGCGGCGGAGGCACCTCGCGTGGTGCTCACCGCCCGGTCACTGACCGACGAGACGCTGCCCGTCATCGCCGCATTGTGCGGCATCGAGATCGCCATGCCGCCGTTGCGGGCCCGCCGAGAGGACATCACGGCACTGGTCGACCACTTCCTGGGCGCGGTGACGCCCGGTCCGCGCAAGGCCTCGGCTCGACTGCTCGAGGCGCTGGCCTCAGCGGACTTCCCAGGCAACGTCCGCCAGTTGCGAGACATCGTGGAGACCGCGGCCCGGCACAGCCCCTTCGGCGAGGTGAGCATGGACCACCTCACCACGGTGCACCGCCGAATGCTGGCGAGGAGCCCATTGTCCCGGCTGGAAGAGGCTGAGCTGCAACAGATCCGGGAGGCGCTGGCTGAAGCGGGCGGTAACCGGGTGCGGGCGGCCGCCATCCTGCAGATCGGACGGTCGACGTTGTACCGGCGGATGAACGACTTCACCAGACGTGGATTCGAGGTGGGATGTCACGACGAGGAGTGA
- a CDS encoding aldehyde dehydrogenase family protein produces MTDTVSKGTFAAALDERRNSDPVIVPHVIAGKHYLDGPLIEREDPTDPTRVVTGCHDAPAELVQLAVDTSRAAQREWETVPLAERAARVRRGIDYIIANTEDWALRIALEIGKAEGPARAEAAETLEFARHYPDFADAPGAWSEDQLTATDLAVESVLRPYGVFAAITPFNYPIALSAGPGIAAVLAGNGVVIKTSHQAPWSGQAAYELFEAMDLPTGLVNVVHGADEPGKALVASDVDGISFVGSAEAGASIIRQVAAGPYMRPVIAEMGGKNPVIVTDTADLEAAADGIVFSAFDLAGQKCSALSRVLVTPGAHDRLVALVAERAKDVHMGDPADPNSYAGPLISAEAVQRYDRVVAAAREAGLDVVGGQRADDGSYVVDPVVISGLAEDHDLARTEHFLPLVTISKVASFEAALDAANAVPLGLTAGIYTGDKQEARTFLRRIEAGCINVNIPGHATTGWWPGNHTFGGWKGSGSTGKQAYGKWYVQQFAREQSRKVSPELKELLAD; encoded by the coding sequence ATGACCGACACCGTGAGCAAGGGAACCTTCGCGGCCGCGCTGGACGAACGCCGCAACTCCGACCCGGTGATCGTCCCGCATGTGATCGCGGGCAAGCACTACCTCGACGGGCCCCTGATCGAGCGGGAGGACCCCACCGACCCGACGCGCGTCGTCACCGGTTGCCATGACGCGCCGGCCGAGCTCGTCCAGCTCGCCGTCGACACCAGCCGCGCGGCCCAGCGCGAGTGGGAGACCGTCCCGCTGGCCGAGCGCGCCGCCCGCGTGCGGCGCGGCATCGACTACATCATCGCTAACACCGAGGACTGGGCGCTGCGCATCGCGCTGGAGATCGGCAAGGCGGAGGGCCCCGCGCGCGCAGAGGCGGCAGAGACACTCGAATTCGCGCGGCATTACCCCGATTTCGCGGATGCCCCGGGCGCCTGGTCGGAGGATCAGCTGACGGCCACAGACCTGGCCGTCGAGTCGGTGCTGCGTCCCTACGGTGTCTTCGCCGCGATCACGCCGTTCAACTACCCGATCGCGCTGTCGGCGGGACCCGGGATCGCGGCCGTGCTGGCAGGCAACGGCGTGGTCATCAAGACCTCACATCAGGCGCCGTGGTCGGGTCAGGCTGCCTACGAGCTGTTCGAGGCGATGGACCTGCCGACCGGCCTGGTCAACGTCGTCCACGGCGCCGACGAGCCCGGCAAGGCGCTGGTCGCCTCCGATGTCGACGGCATCTCGTTCGTGGGCTCCGCAGAGGCCGGTGCCTCCATCATCCGTCAGGTGGCCGCCGGGCCGTACATGCGGCCGGTCATCGCCGAAATGGGCGGCAAGAATCCCGTCATCGTCACCGACACCGCCGACCTGGAGGCCGCCGCGGACGGCATCGTGTTCTCCGCGTTCGACCTGGCCGGTCAGAAGTGCAGCGCCCTGTCCCGGGTGCTCGTCACGCCCGGCGCCCACGACCGCCTGGTCGCCCTCGTCGCCGAACGCGCCAAGGACGTGCACATGGGCGACCCGGCCGACCCGAATTCCTATGCGGGCCCGCTGATCAGCGCCGAGGCCGTGCAGCGCTACGACCGGGTGGTCGCCGCCGCGCGGGAGGCAGGCCTCGACGTCGTCGGCGGACAGCGCGCCGACGACGGCAGCTACGTCGTCGACCCCGTGGTGATCTCCGGTCTTGCAGAGGACCACGACCTCGCCAGGACCGAGCATTTCCTGCCGCTCGTGACGATCAGCAAGGTGGCCTCCTTCGAGGCCGCCCTGGATGCGGCCAACGCGGTCCCGCTCGGCCTGACCGCGGGCATCTACACCGGTGACAAGCAGGAGGCCCGCACCTTTCTGCGTCGTATCGAGGCCGGGTGCATCAACGTCAACATCCCCGGGCATGCCACGACCGGCTGGTGGCCGGGCAATCACACGTTCGGCGGTTGGAAGGGCAGCGGTTCGACCGGCAAGCAGGCCTACGGCAAGTGGTACGTCCAGCAGTTCGCCCGCGAACAGTCGCGCAAGGTCTCGCCCGAGCTGAAAGAACTACTCGCCGACTAG
- a CDS encoding Ldh family oxidoreductase has protein sequence MTGPITLTVPEGTALATDVLAAIGTPRDIAHDVATHLVEADCVGHSSHGLSRLPFYVDYFDRGIVTPSARPEVLDSPTPLVSANWGFSHPAAYLTTDLACESAQRNRIGIAGLVHSTHLGRLGAYMERACASGCVALGFVGGMGGDRLVAPFGGRSGLFGTNPIAAGFPTRSGAPIVVDFSTASAPIGKVLVAALAGERMPTQSLVDQDGVPTDDPHALDNGGAMRTFGDHKGFGLAVLIELLGKVVLGSQQLSDGKGGKIFADQGLVVIAIAADAFRELDGVLDDAEALRDQIHAVPPAAGFDTVLAPGDPEQQKRRQNAETFDITAGAWAKITEVAARVGLAPEAVPQPRRG, from the coding sequence TTGACCGGCCCCATCACCTTGACCGTCCCCGAGGGCACGGCGCTGGCAACCGACGTGCTCGCCGCCATCGGGACGCCCCGCGACATCGCTCACGACGTCGCCACCCACCTCGTCGAGGCCGACTGCGTCGGGCACAGTTCGCACGGGCTCAGCCGGTTGCCGTTCTATGTCGACTACTTCGACCGGGGGATCGTGACGCCGTCGGCGCGCCCCGAAGTCCTTGACAGCCCGACACCGCTGGTGAGCGCGAACTGGGGGTTCTCTCATCCGGCCGCGTATCTCACCACCGACCTGGCCTGCGAAAGCGCCCAGCGGAACCGGATCGGTATCGCGGGCCTCGTGCACAGCACACACCTCGGCCGACTCGGCGCCTACATGGAGCGAGCGTGTGCATCCGGCTGTGTCGCACTCGGCTTCGTCGGCGGCATGGGCGGCGACCGCCTCGTCGCGCCGTTCGGCGGCCGGTCGGGCCTGTTCGGCACCAACCCGATCGCGGCCGGCTTCCCGACCCGCTCGGGCGCGCCGATCGTCGTCGACTTCTCCACCGCGTCCGCGCCCATCGGCAAGGTGCTGGTGGCCGCGCTCGCGGGCGAGCGCATGCCCACCCAGAGCCTGGTGGACCAGGACGGGGTGCCCACCGACGACCCGCACGCGCTCGACAACGGTGGCGCGATGCGCACGTTCGGCGACCACAAGGGCTTCGGACTTGCCGTGCTGATCGAGCTGCTCGGCAAGGTCGTGCTCGGATCGCAGCAGCTCAGCGACGGCAAGGGCGGCAAGATCTTCGCCGACCAGGGGCTGGTCGTCATCGCGATCGCCGCCGACGCCTTCCGCGAACTCGACGGCGTCCTCGACGACGCCGAAGCGCTGCGCGACCAGATCCACGCGGTCCCACCAGCCGCCGGCTTCGACACGGTGCTCGCTCCGGGCGACCCCGAGCAACAGAAGCGGCGCCAGAACGCCGAGACCTTCGACATCACCGCGGGCGCGTGGGCCAAGATCACCGAGGTGGCAGCGCGCGTGGGGCTGGCCCCTGAGGCGGTCCCACAGCCGCGGCGCGGCTGA
- a CDS encoding helix-turn-helix domain-containing protein: MNHPRPDVRAPLSQRELRALQEQFVADPDHTDLSALRPVIARSWMRSLRCDVSPDMRVFEQIREPQVDDQLIAGAEPVLGYLETMAADTGASIYLADQNGTIAVFRGDPEIHRQVDRQVATRGGAMAEDIAGTNSDGTAVEEGRAVHVWGAEHFCVALQSSCCTSVPIMDPLRRSIRAVLSISLPDAIGAELDPRSIAAVAQGAASEITQVLSSRLAVREQALLASYLAEVRKRGADSVVVMDERTTIASKGALNLLTDSDYAVLAGYARESERAAQTLDREVTVGAGALLHVQTRPITAGGETIGSIIRLRQPKQGRARTSRVPATRGRTDRFDALTGESLALRRALEVATTAVRRRMPAYIMGERGTGKATLGRAVAAQLADEFATVDCVASGADVAQDVRSALRLGKAVAVTHVESLTAGARAELVAVFAELDCPPAVLTTTQLNDETLELTTALGGVEIEMPALRNRRDDIPLLVAKFLKDGVHGVQRVAPPLLRALTEADWSGNVTQLKDWVDTAAARCTFAELGTQSLSDAHQRTIARSKLSRLEEAELHQIREALAEAKGNRLRAAELLQIGRSTLYRKIETYTRRGFLLEP; encoded by the coding sequence ATGAATCACCCGCGACCTGACGTCCGCGCCCCGTTGTCGCAGCGAGAGCTGCGGGCGCTGCAGGAACAGTTCGTGGCGGATCCTGACCACACCGACCTGTCGGCGCTGCGGCCGGTGATCGCCCGCTCGTGGATGCGCAGCCTTCGGTGCGACGTCAGTCCCGACATGAGGGTCTTCGAGCAGATCCGCGAACCGCAGGTCGACGACCAGTTGATCGCCGGCGCCGAGCCCGTGCTCGGGTATCTGGAGACGATGGCGGCGGACACCGGCGCCAGCATCTACCTGGCCGATCAGAACGGCACCATCGCGGTGTTCCGCGGGGACCCCGAGATCCACCGCCAGGTCGACCGGCAGGTCGCCACCCGCGGCGGCGCCATGGCCGAGGACATCGCCGGGACCAACAGCGACGGCACCGCGGTCGAGGAGGGCCGCGCCGTCCACGTATGGGGGGCCGAGCACTTCTGCGTGGCACTGCAGAGCTCATGCTGCACGTCTGTTCCGATCATGGATCCGCTGCGCCGCTCGATCCGCGCGGTTCTGAGCATCTCGCTGCCCGACGCCATCGGCGCCGAACTCGATCCCCGGTCGATCGCGGCGGTCGCACAGGGTGCGGCGAGCGAGATCACCCAGGTGCTGAGTTCCCGGCTCGCGGTCCGCGAGCAGGCACTGTTGGCGTCCTATCTGGCCGAGGTCCGCAAGCGCGGCGCAGACTCGGTGGTGGTGATGGACGAGCGCACCACGATCGCCAGCAAGGGTGCGCTGAACCTGCTGACCGACAGCGACTATGCCGTGTTGGCGGGGTACGCGCGGGAGTCGGAGCGCGCGGCACAGACGCTCGACCGGGAGGTCACCGTCGGGGCGGGTGCGTTGCTGCACGTGCAGACCCGCCCGATCACCGCCGGGGGTGAGACGATCGGCAGCATCATCCGGCTCCGGCAGCCCAAACAAGGCCGGGCCCGCACCTCGCGGGTGCCCGCGACGCGCGGCCGAACCGACCGGTTCGACGCCCTCACCGGGGAGAGCCTCGCGTTACGGCGGGCGCTGGAGGTGGCGACCACCGCGGTGCGGCGACGTATGCCGGCGTACATCATGGGCGAACGCGGCACCGGCAAGGCGACACTGGGCCGAGCGGTGGCGGCGCAGCTCGCCGACGAGTTCGCCACCGTCGACTGCGTGGCATCAGGTGCCGATGTCGCGCAGGACGTCCGGTCCGCGCTACGCCTCGGCAAGGCCGTGGCGGTCACCCACGTCGAGTCCCTGACCGCGGGCGCCCGCGCCGAGCTGGTCGCCGTGTTCGCCGAACTCGATTGTCCGCCGGCGGTCCTCACCACGACACAACTCAACGACGAGACCTTGGAACTGACGACCGCACTGGGCGGGGTCGAGATCGAGATGCCCGCACTGCGCAACCGGCGCGATGACATCCCGCTGCTGGTGGCCAAGTTCCTCAAAGACGGCGTGCACGGTGTTCAGCGCGTGGCTCCGCCGCTGCTACGTGCGCTGACCGAAGCAGACTGGTCGGGCAACGTCACCCAGTTGAAGGACTGGGTGGACACCGCCGCGGCGCGGTGCACGTTCGCCGAACTCGGCACCCAGAGCCTCAGCGACGCCCATCAACGGACCATCGCCCGCAGCAAGTTGTCTCGCCTGGAAGAGGCTGAGCTGCACCAGATCCGGGAGGCGCTGGCCGAGGCGAAGGGCAACCGGCTGCGCGCCGCCGAACTGCTCCAGATCGGGCGCTCGACCCTCTACCGCAAGATCGAGACCTACACTCGCCGCGGTTTCCTGCTGGAGCCCTGA
- a CDS encoding PucR family transcriptional regulator — MLRVADLVSDASLELDVLSGRDGLSRAVTWTHVAEIPDAAQWLEGGELLLTVGLGIPTEPEAQVAYLEALAKVKASCLGIGHRAPPLSDDLLKAGDDLALPIVRVGVQVPFARISRIVAAGNLDLSQSRLALQIRILESLRWWSEADVDTRSVFDRLESVTGFDIYVVDKAGRPALPGMRPAPAGIRNEIPGLRRYPIITDGFGAVVPISGPEDSFVVLQHRSDDGATGVVVARQVATVAAVHLSDHYRRQEEDLRRGSELLNGLLSGDRPRAGTLDYLRGRGFDLDAPVRLYAVRSRGAGMLDSTLLHNKWFGTGSPALISAGADYILILCDTPLTEAAGLLAALDVVAGASDSFRFGADLKRYRQQAVWAMQNISDATDSLVEYQGARQFTPWFSMGAETMGAVIEQVLGPLLRHDEAKGSELVRTLETYLRRERSVAKAAEELVIHPHTLRYRLAKIEELTSRSLSATQDVAEFWWALRARGVPT; from the coding sequence ATGCTGCGTGTCGCCGACCTGGTCTCCGATGCGTCGCTGGAACTGGACGTGCTCAGCGGGCGCGACGGTCTGTCCCGCGCGGTCACCTGGACCCACGTCGCCGAGATTCCCGACGCCGCACAATGGCTGGAGGGCGGGGAGCTGCTGCTGACGGTCGGGCTCGGCATCCCCACCGAGCCCGAGGCCCAGGTGGCATACCTGGAAGCGCTCGCCAAGGTGAAGGCCTCCTGTCTGGGGATCGGGCATCGTGCTCCCCCGCTGAGCGATGATCTGCTGAAGGCCGGCGACGACCTCGCACTGCCCATCGTGCGGGTCGGGGTGCAGGTTCCGTTCGCCCGGATCAGCCGCATCGTCGCCGCGGGCAATCTCGACCTGAGCCAGAGCCGGCTCGCGCTGCAGATCCGCATTCTGGAGTCGCTGCGCTGGTGGTCCGAAGCCGACGTGGACACCCGGAGCGTGTTCGACCGTCTCGAATCGGTCACTGGCTTCGACATCTACGTCGTCGACAAGGCCGGCCGTCCTGCCCTGCCGGGCATGCGCCCGGCGCCCGCCGGGATCAGGAACGAGATCCCCGGTCTGCGCCGTTATCCGATCATCACCGACGGATTCGGCGCGGTCGTGCCGATCAGCGGGCCGGAGGATTCCTTTGTGGTGCTGCAGCACCGCAGCGACGACGGCGCCACCGGCGTCGTGGTGGCCCGGCAGGTGGCGACGGTTGCAGCGGTCCATCTGTCCGACCACTACCGCCGCCAGGAGGAAGACCTCCGGCGCGGCAGCGAGCTGCTCAACGGTCTGCTCAGCGGTGATCGACCTCGCGCAGGCACACTGGATTATCTGCGCGGCCGCGGCTTCGATCTCGACGCCCCCGTGCGGTTGTACGCCGTGCGCTCCCGTGGCGCCGGCATGTTGGACAGCACCCTGCTGCACAACAAGTGGTTCGGCACCGGGTCCCCAGCCCTGATCTCCGCGGGCGCCGACTACATCCTGATCCTCTGCGACACCCCGCTCACCGAAGCCGCCGGTCTGCTCGCCGCGCTCGACGTCGTGGCCGGGGCAAGCGATTCCTTCCGGTTCGGCGCGGACCTCAAGAGGTATCGCCAGCAAGCGGTGTGGGCAATGCAGAACATTTCTGATGCCACGGACAGTTTGGTGGAATACCAAGGGGCGCGGCAGTTCACACCGTGGTTCAGCATGGGCGCCGAAACCATGGGCGCCGTGATCGAGCAGGTTCTCGGACCGCTGCTACGCCACGACGAAGCCAAAGGCTCCGAACTGGTGCGCACCCTGGAGACCTACCTGCGCCGGGAACGTTCGGTGGCCAAGGCAGCCGAGGAGCTGGTGATCCATCCGCACACGTTGCGGTACCGGCTGGCCAAGATCGAGGAGCTGACGTCGCGCAGCCTGTCGGCGACTCAGGACGTCGCCGAGTTCTGGTGGGCCCTGCGGGCGCGCGGGGTTCCGACGTGA